The following are encoded together in the Capsulimonas corticalis genome:
- a CDS encoding transglycosylase domain-containing protein yields MATTGTPRRPPGSGGDGSRGSQPPPNPPSRRGGRARKAPRRRSFWRSLWTFLQAIVLVILVVLCFGIGYVWLQIRNSKSTVIPTFNPPGRTAILSSDGVALATVFTENRQVVSISKIPKDLQNATVALEDQRFYQHNGIDFWGIGRALTRNLRSGELKGEGASTLTQQLARTTGVDGLTREKSIQRKVHEWIIANQIEKNFTKQQILEAYLNQVNYGSGAYGVEAAAGTYFGKDVQDLDLAECALLAGLPNRPSYWNPYKDKDLSRKQRDIVLGRMLDQKYITNDQYQKALAEPIHLASPKAPKRGSQIYHAPFFVNFVMEQLKAKYGEDYLLRGNLRVYTTLNWEMQQVAEEEVRKQVDINARSGPNQACLVAIDPKTGQIKALVGGVDYGVSNFNIATQARRQPGSLFKAIVYAGAIDSDLVTEDTSVLDARISFETGAGTWTPQDDNGYSDRRVTLREAMAQSINVPAVKVLKEFGPTNAVRYARVMGIESPLDPVLSLALGSSGVTPLEMTSAYATFANGGNHPVTSAFTRVEETDGTTIEDIPAAIETHVISPKAAKQVDDMLRAVVTDRYGTGYKAGVIPDAHGKTGTTQGHKDTWFIGYTPNLVVGVWAGRPVRASKHHPASYGEEMGGNSWGATECVPIWTAFMQRAEPIFVKAVQKELSRIKPAPKKEDAKPADAAAAGTTTGDQNADPKKPRHKHHDGTGDTADTSTDSAAPAAADKTPDVTDNGDGTVTVNVDNDTGLIAPPGAPNSSRSTFAKGSEPTQRTPDYGKAHDLTGDSPSASATDNSGDNAPADAPPDAPVTPRRHADAPAPSPDPVRDIAIPAIPRARAPHIPAAPRPKRVEYVTVSINPEDGLLATKWDPEVVEKTFVKGQEPHRHSHLHRPPPGEAQ; encoded by the coding sequence ATGGCAACAACCGGCACACCCAGACGTCCACCCGGCTCCGGCGGGGATGGCTCTCGCGGCTCACAGCCGCCGCCCAACCCTCCTAGCCGTCGCGGCGGCCGCGCGCGCAAAGCGCCGCGGCGGCGCAGTTTCTGGCGTTCCCTGTGGACCTTCCTCCAGGCAATCGTTCTCGTCATCCTCGTCGTCCTATGCTTTGGCATCGGCTACGTCTGGCTCCAGATCCGCAATTCGAAATCGACCGTCATCCCAACCTTCAACCCACCGGGACGCACCGCGATTCTCTCGTCCGACGGCGTCGCGCTTGCGACCGTCTTCACCGAGAACCGCCAGGTCGTCTCGATCAGCAAGATTCCCAAGGACCTTCAGAACGCCACTGTCGCTCTGGAGGATCAGCGGTTTTATCAGCACAACGGGATCGACTTCTGGGGCATCGGACGCGCGCTGACGCGAAACCTGCGCAGCGGCGAGCTGAAGGGCGAAGGCGCGTCGACACTCACCCAGCAGCTGGCGCGTACGACGGGCGTGGACGGTCTGACGCGCGAAAAATCCATCCAGCGCAAAGTGCATGAATGGATCATCGCCAACCAGATCGAAAAGAACTTCACCAAACAGCAGATTTTAGAAGCGTATTTGAATCAGGTCAACTATGGCTCCGGCGCCTACGGCGTGGAGGCGGCGGCGGGCACTTACTTCGGCAAGGATGTTCAGGACCTAGACCTCGCCGAGTGCGCACTGCTCGCCGGCCTGCCCAACCGCCCTTCCTACTGGAATCCGTATAAAGACAAAGACCTTTCCCGAAAGCAGCGCGATATCGTCCTCGGGCGGATGCTGGATCAGAAGTACATCACCAACGATCAGTATCAAAAAGCCCTCGCCGAGCCGATCCATCTGGCTTCGCCCAAGGCGCCCAAGCGCGGCAGCCAGATCTACCACGCCCCCTTCTTCGTCAACTTCGTGATGGAGCAATTGAAGGCGAAGTACGGCGAGGACTATCTGCTGCGCGGCAACCTGCGCGTTTACACCACCCTGAACTGGGAGATGCAGCAGGTCGCCGAGGAGGAAGTGCGCAAGCAGGTCGATATCAACGCCCGGAGCGGTCCGAATCAGGCGTGTCTGGTCGCGATCGATCCGAAGACCGGCCAGATCAAGGCGCTGGTCGGCGGCGTGGATTACGGCGTCAGCAACTTCAACATCGCCACGCAGGCCCGGCGTCAGCCCGGCTCGCTCTTCAAGGCGATCGTCTACGCCGGCGCGATCGACAGCGACCTGGTGACGGAAGACACCAGCGTTCTGGACGCGCGGATATCGTTCGAAACCGGCGCCGGAACGTGGACGCCGCAGGATGACAATGGCTACTCCGACCGCCGCGTCACGCTGCGCGAAGCGATGGCGCAGTCGATCAACGTTCCCGCCGTCAAGGTGCTCAAAGAGTTCGGCCCGACAAACGCCGTCCGTTACGCCCGCGTCATGGGCATCGAGTCCCCGCTGGATCCGGTGCTTTCCCTCGCGCTCGGCTCCAGCGGAGTCACTCCTCTGGAGATGACGAGCGCCTACGCAACCTTCGCCAATGGCGGCAACCATCCGGTCACCAGCGCCTTCACACGCGTGGAAGAGACCGACGGCACCACGATCGAGGATATCCCGGCGGCGATCGAGACACACGTGATCAGTCCCAAGGCGGCGAAGCAAGTCGACGATATGCTGCGCGCGGTCGTGACGGACCGATACGGCACCGGTTACAAGGCCGGCGTGATCCCGGACGCGCACGGCAAAACGGGAACCACGCAGGGGCACAAAGACACCTGGTTCATCGGCTACACGCCGAACCTGGTCGTCGGCGTCTGGGCCGGACGACCGGTACGCGCCAGCAAACACCATCCGGCGTCTTACGGCGAAGAGATGGGCGGCAACTCCTGGGGCGCGACCGAATGCGTGCCGATCTGGACGGCGTTTATGCAGCGCGCGGAGCCGATCTTCGTCAAGGCGGTTCAGAAGGAGCTCAGTCGAATCAAACCCGCGCCGAAGAAAGAGGACGCCAAGCCTGCGGATGCGGCAGCCGCCGGAACGACCACCGGCGACCAGAACGCCGACCCCAAAAAGCCGCGCCACAAGCATCACGACGGGACCGGCGATACGGCGGATACCAGCACGGACAGCGCGGCTCCGGCCGCCGCCGACAAAACTCCGGACGTGACCGACAACGGCGACGGGACCGTCACGGTCAACGTGGACAATGACACGGGCCTGATCGCGCCGCCTGGAGCGCCGAACTCCAGCCGCTCCACCTTCGCCAAGGGCAGCGAGCCGACCCAGCGCACGCCCGATTACGGCAAGGCGCACGATCTGACCGGCGATTCGCCCAGCGCGTCCGCCACCGATAACAGCGGCGACAATGCGCCCGCCGACGCCCCGCCGGATGCCCCCGTGACGCCGCGCCGCCACGCCGACGCCCCGGCGCCGTCGCCCGATCCCGTCCGTGACATCGCCATCCCGGCCATTCCCCGGGCCCGAGCGCCGCATATTCCCGCCGCGCCTCGGCCCAAACGCGTGGAGTATGTCACCGTGAGCATCAATCCAGAAGACGGACTGCTCGCGACAAAGTGGGATCCGGAGGTTGTCGAAAAGACATTCGTCAAAGGTCAGGAGCCCCACCGGCACAGCCATCTGCACCGGCCGCCGCCTGGAGAGGCGCAATGA
- a CDS encoding glycosyltransferase family 2 protein, translating into MSLSSTASWRLSVLMPVYNEEGTVAQIIQDVLAVPLDLELIVVDDGSTDLTASILHALPADPGDRLKIIYAPRNAGKGAAIRIALSHATGDVVVVQDADREYDPMDFVPMLDQIKAGAVVVYGTRLSPEALRLNQEGDHDKFYLARRLLPILTNVLYGTSITDEATCYKMFRREVLLSIPLRCERFDFCPEVTAKIARRGYRIVEIPIHYHSRTAAEGKKIGWRDAKDAVWALLKFRFFN; encoded by the coding sequence ATGTCGCTTTCTTCCACCGCCTCCTGGCGGCTATCCGTATTGATGCCGGTCTACAACGAAGAAGGGACGGTGGCGCAGATCATTCAGGATGTCCTCGCCGTGCCGCTGGATCTGGAGCTGATCGTGGTGGACGACGGCTCGACCGACCTGACCGCCTCCATCCTCCACGCGCTTCCCGCCGATCCCGGCGACCGTCTCAAGATCATCTACGCGCCCCGAAACGCCGGAAAAGGCGCGGCGATCCGTATCGCGCTCAGCCACGCCACGGGGGATGTGGTGGTGGTGCAGGACGCCGACCGTGAATATGACCCCATGGACTTCGTACCCATGCTGGATCAGATCAAAGCAGGCGCGGTCGTGGTCTACGGCACACGGTTGTCGCCCGAAGCGCTGCGACTGAACCAGGAAGGCGACCACGATAAGTTTTATCTGGCGCGCCGCCTGCTGCCCATATTGACGAATGTGCTTTATGGAACGTCGATCACCGATGAGGCGACGTGCTACAAGATGTTTCGCAGAGAAGTGCTTCTTTCGATCCCTCTGCGCTGCGAACGCTTCGATTTCTGCCCGGAAGTGACAGCGAAGATTGCCCGGCGCGGCTACCGAATCGTCGAGATCCCCATCCACTACCACTCCCGCACCGCCGCCGAAGGCAAAAAAATCGGCTGGCGCGACGCCAAGGACGCCGTTTGGGCGCTCCTCAAATTCCGCTTCTTCAACTGA
- a CDS encoding GNAT family N-acetyltransferase, which translates to MTDLFIALAETEEDRVACFAIRREVFVVEQNVPAELEWDEHDAEALHILARDAHSHAPLGTARLVHYKPGIVKIGRVCVLAAARGRGVGASIMEFAWGESLRRGYTEAQLSAQVAVLDFYERLGYESFGEEFMDAGILHRMMRKSPIPPPR; encoded by the coding sequence ATGACCGATCTGTTCATCGCCCTCGCCGAGACCGAAGAAGACCGCGTCGCCTGCTTCGCCATTCGCCGCGAAGTCTTCGTCGTTGAGCAGAACGTCCCCGCCGAATTGGAGTGGGATGAGCACGACGCCGAGGCCCTGCACATCCTCGCCCGCGACGCCCATTCTCATGCCCCTCTCGGAACGGCGCGCCTCGTGCATTACAAACCCGGGATCGTGAAGATCGGCCGCGTCTGCGTGCTCGCCGCCGCGCGCGGCCGGGGAGTCGGCGCGTCGATCATGGAGTTCGCCTGGGGGGAGTCGCTGCGGCGCGGATACACGGAGGCGCAGCTGAGCGCGCAGGTGGCGGTTCTGGATTTTTACGAGCGGCTGGGTTATGAGAGCTTTGGCGAAGAGTTTATGGACGCGGGGATTTTGCACCGGATGATGCGGAAGAGCCCCATCCCCCCGCCTCGCTGA
- a CDS encoding MFS transporter, with translation MENAVTIEASDAKKQAAAERVGALDARTRSLALAALLVGAFLPPLDFFIVNLALPAIRSGLHASASQLQLIISAYASAYAVFLITGGRLGDLYGRKRMFMTGMGGFVLASALCGLAPSGGVLIAGRILQGITASVMAPQVLATIRTVFSDGELTRVMGLYGSVFGLSAIAGQLGGGALITLHPFGLGWQSIFWINVPIGAVALIGAAKFVPETQPAQRARIDVAGVALLSLFLASIIYPLTQGREAGWPLWTYLSFLASVPILAAFIAAENRIARSGGDPLIDLTLFQRSPFVTGLAMTFLFYSISAFFLTFGVYLQSGLGWSPLASGAAIMPFAGGFMAASLYSATLAKRVGANILQIGFGMLSLGFAGAMLALRGADAPGLAFYAALLCAGLGQGFVLPSVVRTVLASVDASQAGLASGVVTSTLQIGAAVGVAAIGGVFFTVLGHRTAPASYATAFQSTMAVLSVLQLVCLLLAAFAARKKNRPERESFRVS, from the coding sequence ATGGAAAACGCAGTCACAATCGAAGCAAGCGACGCCAAAAAGCAGGCGGCGGCGGAGCGCGTCGGAGCGCTCGACGCGCGTACGCGCAGCCTGGCGCTCGCCGCCCTGCTTGTGGGCGCGTTTCTGCCGCCGCTGGACTTCTTTATCGTCAACCTGGCGCTGCCGGCGATCCGCAGCGGCCTGCACGCAAGCGCGTCGCAGCTTCAGCTGATCATTTCGGCGTACGCCTCGGCCTACGCGGTGTTCTTAATCACCGGCGGCCGCCTCGGCGATCTTTACGGGCGCAAGCGGATGTTCATGACGGGCATGGGCGGCTTTGTACTAGCGTCGGCGCTGTGCGGGCTGGCCCCAAGCGGCGGCGTGCTGATCGCGGGACGGATTTTGCAGGGGATCACGGCGTCGGTGATGGCGCCGCAGGTGCTCGCCACGATCCGCACGGTGTTTTCCGACGGAGAGCTGACGCGCGTGATGGGGCTTTACGGGTCGGTGTTCGGTCTCTCGGCGATTGCCGGGCAGCTCGGCGGCGGCGCCCTGATCACCCTCCACCCATTTGGCCTCGGCTGGCAAAGCATCTTTTGGATCAATGTGCCGATCGGGGCCGTCGCGCTGATCGGCGCGGCGAAGTTCGTTCCGGAAACGCAGCCCGCTCAGCGGGCTCGCATCGATGTCGCGGGGGTCGCGCTGCTGTCGCTCTTTTTGGCGTCGATCATCTACCCGCTCACCCAGGGCCGCGAGGCCGGGTGGCCGCTCTGGACGTATCTCAGCTTCCTCGCGAGCGTTCCGATCCTGGCGGCGTTCATCGCCGCCGAGAACCGTATCGCGCGCTCGGGCGGCGATCCGCTGATCGACCTGACGCTGTTCCAGCGAAGCCCGTTCGTGACGGGCCTTGCGATGACATTTCTCTTTTATTCGATCTCGGCGTTCTTTCTGACGTTCGGCGTCTATCTGCAAAGCGGACTGGGCTGGAGTCCCCTCGCCTCGGGCGCGGCGATCATGCCGTTCGCGGGCGGGTTCATGGCGGCATCGCTTTACTCGGCGACGCTGGCGAAACGCGTCGGAGCGAATATCTTACAGATTGGCTTCGGAATGCTCTCCCTGGGCTTCGCCGGCGCGATGCTGGCCCTTCGCGGCGCTGACGCGCCCGGCCTCGCGTTCTACGCCGCGCTGCTCTGCGCGGGGTTGGGTCAGGGGTTCGTGCTGCCGTCGGTGGTGCGTACGGTGCTGGCGTCGGTTGACGCCAGCCAGGCGGGGCTGGCGTCGGGAGTGGTGACCTCCACGCTGCAAATCGGCGCCGCCGTGGGCGTCGCGGCGATCGGCGGAGTCTTCTTCACGGTTCTCGGGCATCGGACGGCGCCGGCCTCGTACGCGACGGCGTTCCAAAGCACGATGGCCGTCCTGAGCGTCTTGCAGCTGGTCTGCCTGCTCCTGGCGGCATTCGCCGCGCGCAAAAAAAATCGACCGGAACGCGAGAGTTTCCGGGTATCATAG
- a CDS encoding TetR/AcrR family transcriptional regulator, with protein MSTLESPVKRVGAAERGRPREFDTSAVLAAAADAFWERGYHATSIDDLCKATGLLRGSLYAAFGDKRGILLAALDHYSDAAVARLAGRLSAAEPSRETLRAALMYYTRTAAIVNGQCGCLITNLATEMLPQDAEVAEKILRNQTRMAALLAGEVARGQKAGVFSNQMGEREASNFLLCIIQGLRVMGKVQHEEQNLRDVVEMTMRALA; from the coding sequence ATGAGTACTTTAGAGTCTCCAGTCAAGCGCGTGGGCGCCGCCGAGCGCGGCCGGCCGCGTGAGTTCGATACGAGCGCCGTGCTTGCGGCGGCGGCGGATGCTTTCTGGGAGCGTGGCTACCATGCGACCTCGATCGACGATCTCTGCAAAGCGACGGGACTGCTGCGCGGCAGCCTCTACGCCGCCTTTGGCGATAAGCGCGGCATCCTGCTCGCGGCGCTCGATCACTACAGCGACGCCGCGGTGGCGCGCCTGGCCGGACGCCTGAGCGCCGCCGAACCCAGCCGCGAGACCCTGCGGGCGGCATTGATGTACTACACGCGTACGGCGGCGATCGTGAACGGCCAGTGCGGGTGTCTGATCACCAACCTGGCGACGGAGATGCTGCCGCAAGACGCCGAAGTGGCGGAGAAGATATTGCGCAATCAAACGCGAATGGCGGCGCTGCTGGCGGGCGAAGTCGCACGCGGGCAGAAGGCCGGCGTGTTCTCCAACCAGATGGGCGAACGCGAGGCGAGTAACTTCCTCCTGTGCATCATCCAGGGACTGCGCGTGATGGGGAAAGTCCAGCACGAGGAACAAAACCTGCGCGACGTTGTTGAGATGACGATGAGGGCGCTGGCGTAG
- a CDS encoding TetR/AcrR family transcriptional regulator, producing MSCPANEPSDPRVRRTRALLQNALRDLLHEKKFGVISVQDIAERATVNRATFYAHFDDKYALLSCVLRSELGAKLWSRFPKPTPLTCESLTLLAAAVFEFIGEMRTQCPDSARDMENTMGSILQEEIYEFIDTWLRIGGLAPPLRGQPRETVATVFSWSIYGAAHRWSRSDRKQTAEDAAREISALLMPARELSAV from the coding sequence ATGAGCTGCCCCGCAAACGAACCCAGCGACCCGCGTGTGCGCCGCACGCGCGCCCTGCTCCAGAACGCCCTGCGCGACTTGCTGCACGAAAAGAAGTTCGGCGTGATCTCGGTGCAGGATATCGCCGAGCGCGCAACCGTCAACCGCGCGACGTTCTACGCGCACTTCGACGACAAATATGCGCTGCTCTCCTGCGTTCTCCGCTCTGAGCTCGGCGCAAAGCTTTGGAGCCGTTTTCCCAAGCCCACGCCGCTGACGTGCGAAAGCCTGACCCTCCTGGCGGCGGCCGTCTTTGAGTTTATCGGCGAGATGAGAACGCAGTGCCCGGACTCGGCGCGGGACATGGAGAACACGATGGGATCCATACTTCAGGAGGAGATTTACGAATTCATCGATACCTGGCTCCGCATCGGCGGCCTCGCCCCGCCCCTGCGGGGCCAGCCACGCGAAACCGTCGCCACCGTCTTCAGCTGGAGCATCTACGGCGCCGCGCATCGCTGGAGTCGTAGTGACCGAAAACAAACGGCCGAGGACGCCGCGCGCGAAATCTCGGCATTGCTGATGCCGGCGCGTGAGCTGAGCGCTGTGTGA
- a CDS encoding FMN-dependent NADH-azoreductase — MTNILLVTSSPRGEDSLSTQTARVFADKLQAAHTGATLTKRDVNADPSPHLAESLVHAIRRPAADRTPEDIAALAHSDSLVGELQAADIIVLASGMINFGVPSALKSWIDHIARSGVTFRYGPDGAEGLLKGKKLYLVLAYGGVYAEGPAQAMNFQEPYLKTLLGFLGLTDVEVVTIEGVAYGPEMAQKAVAAANERVDALVAASAR; from the coding sequence ATGACAAATATTCTGCTCGTGACGTCCAGCCCGCGCGGTGAGGATTCGCTCTCGACTCAAACGGCGCGCGTCTTCGCCGACAAACTGCAAGCCGCCCACACCGGCGCTACGCTGACGAAGCGCGATGTGAACGCTGATCCGTCGCCGCATCTTGCCGAATCACTCGTCCACGCCATTCGCCGTCCCGCCGCCGATCGGACGCCGGAGGACATCGCCGCGCTCGCGCACTCCGACTCATTGGTTGGCGAGCTTCAGGCGGCCGATATCATCGTCCTCGCGTCGGGCATGATCAACTTCGGCGTCCCTTCGGCGCTGAAGAGCTGGATCGATCATATTGCGCGCTCCGGGGTGACCTTCCGATACGGCCCCGACGGCGCTGAAGGATTGCTGAAGGGAAAGAAGCTGTATTTGGTGCTGGCGTACGGCGGCGTTTACGCCGAGGGGCCGGCGCAGGCGATGAATTTCCAGGAACCGTACCTCAAGACCCTGCTTGGCTTCCTGGGGCTGACGGATGTCGAGGTCGTGACGATCGAGGGTGTGGCTTACGGACCGGAGATGGCGCAGAAGGCCGTCGCGGCGGCGAACGAGCGCGTCGACGCGCTCGTGGCGGCGTCGGCCCGCTAG
- a CDS encoding DUF1559 domain-containing protein, whose amino-acid sequence MRKGFTLIELLVVIAIIAILAAILFPVFAKAREKARQTACLSNEKQIGLAIMQYSQDYDELLMPRYTAYNGKNWHFLCQPYVKSYAVLQCPSNPKKDQADTEGIGNVSYSVNTGSNRPFTDLNNPTSPTVSLASLQAPSQTIGVVESTTKYTDFYVDLTWGWAQPTVATDHQGNLFSGHTGFANFLFLDGHAKSMRPLSTLDATDGGAGGTVNMWTLDNTPFSTGPSDASGYTVLNYSQNLYK is encoded by the coding sequence ATGCGCAAAGGTTTTACTCTCATCGAGCTTCTCGTCGTGATCGCGATCATTGCCATCCTGGCGGCGATCCTCTTCCCCGTTTTCGCCAAGGCGCGCGAAAAGGCCCGGCAGACGGCCTGCTTGTCGAACGAAAAGCAGATCGGTCTGGCGATCATGCAGTATTCGCAGGACTATGATGAGCTGCTGATGCCGCGCTACACGGCTTATAACGGCAAGAACTGGCATTTCCTCTGCCAGCCGTATGTTAAGAGCTACGCCGTGCTCCAGTGCCCGTCCAATCCAAAGAAGGATCAGGCGGATACGGAAGGCATCGGCAACGTGTCTTACTCCGTGAACACGGGCTCCAACCGCCCGTTCACCGACCTGAATAACCCCACCAGCCCGACGGTCTCGCTGGCGAGCTTGCAGGCTCCCTCCCAGACGATCGGCGTGGTGGAGAGCACCACCAAGTACACCGATTTCTATGTGGACCTGACCTGGGGATGGGCGCAGCCGACCGTCGCCACGGATCATCAGGGCAACCTGTTCTCTGGACACACCGGCTTCGCGAACTTCCTCTTCCTGGACGGCCACGCGAAATCCATGCGGCCCCTGTCCACCCTGGACGCTACCGACGGCGGCGCCGGCGGCACGGTGAATATGTGGACGCTGGACAACACGCCGTTCAGCACCGGACCGAGCGACGCCAGCGGCTATACGGTCTTGAACTACTCGCAGAACCTCTACAAGTAA
- a CDS encoding prepilin-type N-terminal cleavage/methylation domain-containing protein produces MSHITTRPRSRTAFTLIELLVVIAIIAILAAILFPVFAQAREKARAASCLSNLKQNALGIMQYTQDNDEKVPAGQYCARGAQSVFCDESPGSIRTWVDAVQPYTKNLDITHCPDNPKNPYGLDYPPNAQYITPFVLPSYGYNQTYLNPAPADCTGLAEDDAPWGFPISIAAIEAPAATVLFADVKIIGDDVGNYYASYPVDAPASGGPSTNVCAYSNGGWGAGTYADDTTIPGNSADGTGDFSIRHTQGGNVAFCDGHSKWYTPGRLAVGTNWGPKVPNSSVVVTDLSQYLWSLKKSGSDY; encoded by the coding sequence ATGTCTCACATTACCACTCGGCCACGCTCCCGCACGGCCTTCACCCTGATTGAGCTCCTCGTCGTCATCGCCATTATAGCGATTCTCGCGGCGATACTCTTCCCGGTTTTCGCCCAAGCTCGGGAAAAGGCGCGCGCCGCCAGCTGTCTTTCAAACCTAAAGCAAAATGCCTTGGGGATCATGCAATACACTCAGGATAATGATGAGAAGGTTCCGGCTGGGCAGTATTGCGCGAGAGGTGCACAAAGTGTATTTTGTGATGAATCGCCCGGATCAATCCGTACATGGGTTGACGCTGTTCAACCATATACAAAAAATTTGGATATCACTCATTGTCCAGATAACCCAAAAAATCCCTACGGTTTAGATTATCCGCCGAACGCGCAATATATTACTCCCTTCGTATTGCCATCATACGGCTACAATCAAACTTATCTCAATCCTGCTCCTGCTGATTGTACCGGACTTGCTGAAGATGATGCGCCTTGGGGTTTTCCAATATCCATTGCTGCCATAGAAGCACCGGCGGCTACTGTTTTATTTGCGGATGTCAAGATTATAGGCGATGATGTTGGCAATTACTATGCCAGCTACCCGGTTGATGCTCCCGCAAGCGGCGGGCCGTCTACAAACGTATGTGCATACAGCAATGGAGGTTGGGGGGCAGGGACTTACGCCGATGATACTACAATCCCTGGCAATTCAGCCGACGGAACCGGAGATTTTAGCATACGTCACACTCAAGGTGGAAATGTTGCTTTCTGTGATGGTCACTCCAAATGGTATACACCAGGCCGACTTGCCGTAGGTACGAATTGGGGACCGAAAGTGCCTAATTCCAGTGTCGTAGTGACAGATCTCAGTCAATATCTTTGGTCGTTAAAAAAATCCGGCAGTGATTATTAA
- a CDS encoding NmrA family NAD(P)-binding protein: MYAITGITGRVGGAAARALLSDGQSIRAVVRDPAKAQEWADLGAEIAVADARDIDAMTIALHGVEGAFLMIPPYFAPAPGFPEARAILTALREALAAAGTPKIVTLSSVGAHRSTGLGLITQSHLLEEILGELPISQAHIRAAWFLENTAWDIEPARSSGIFSSYLHPLDRAIPMVATADIGQTIAATLPQTWTGRRILELEGPRPYAPTNIAAALAALVGRPVQAVEVPREQWAANFEAQGTAPDKTAPRIEMLDGFNSGWITFEGDGAEHIVGSVTMEEALRG, encoded by the coding sequence ATGTACGCAATCACGGGAATTACGGGACGAGTCGGCGGAGCGGCGGCGCGCGCTTTGCTGTCGGACGGGCAATCCATCCGGGCGGTTGTGCGCGATCCCGCGAAGGCGCAGGAATGGGCGGACCTTGGGGCGGAGATCGCCGTAGCGGACGCACGGGATATCGACGCGATGACCATCGCTCTCCACGGCGTCGAAGGCGCATTCCTCATGATCCCGCCGTACTTCGCGCCGGCGCCAGGCTTCCCCGAAGCGCGCGCCATCCTCACCGCCCTCCGCGAAGCTCTCGCGGCGGCGGGCACGCCCAAAATCGTCACCCTCTCCTCCGTCGGCGCGCACCGCTCCACGGGACTGGGCCTGATCACTCAGTCCCATCTCCTGGAAGAGATACTCGGCGAACTCCCCATCTCACAGGCCCACATTCGCGCCGCATGGTTCCTGGAAAACACCGCCTGGGATATCGAACCTGCCCGCAGCTCTGGGATATTCTCCAGCTACCTTCACCCACTCGACCGCGCCATTCCCATGGTCGCCACCGCCGACATCGGCCAAACCATCGCCGCCACGCTCCCGCAAACCTGGACCGGCCGCCGAATCCTCGAACTCGAAGGCCCCCGCCCCTACGCGCCCACCAACATCGCCGCCGCCCTCGCCGCACTCGTGGGCCGTCCCGTCCAAGCCGTCGAAGTCCCGCGTGAACAATGGGCCGCAAACTTCGAAGCACAAGGCACCGCCCCCGACAAGACCGCGCCGAGGATCGAAATGCTCGACGGGTTCAATTCGGGATGGATCACTTTTGAAGGCGACGGCGCGGAGCATATCGTAGGAAGTGTGACGATGGAGGAGGCGCTGCGCGGATAG
- a CDS encoding TetR family transcriptional regulator, producing MSDTPLTPELILETAEDVLRRYGPAKATVVDVARALGVSHGSVYRHFPSKAALRDTVAERWLCRINPALTEIVAEDAPAADRLRRWLETLMHSKRSRAQDDPELFATYLALAAEARTVVTAHVSDMVGQLARIIADGVQRGEFTTPDPATAARAVFDATIRFHNPAHAADWSDPEIAKAFDAVWSLILSGLSVRPIPPLK from the coding sequence ATGAGCGATACGCCTTTGACCCCGGAATTGATCCTGGAAACCGCCGAAGATGTCCTGCGCCGCTACGGCCCGGCGAAAGCAACCGTCGTCGACGTCGCCCGCGCCCTCGGCGTCAGCCACGGCAGCGTCTACCGTCACTTCCCGAGCAAGGCGGCTTTGCGCGACACCGTCGCCGAGCGCTGGCTGTGCCGCATCAATCCGGCGCTCACCGAGATCGTCGCCGAGGATGCCCCCGCCGCCGACCGCCTGCGCCGCTGGCTCGAAACTCTGATGCACTCCAAGCGCTCGCGGGCTCAGGATGATCCGGAGCTGTTCGCGACCTACCTCGCGCTGGCCGCCGAAGCGCGAACCGTCGTGACGGCGCACGTCTCGGACATGGTCGGCCAGCTCGCCCGGATCATCGCCGACGGCGTCCAGCGCGGCGAGTTCACCACCCCGGACCCCGCCACCGCCGCCCGCGCCGTGTTCGACGCCACCATACGCTTCCACAACCCCGCGCACGCCGCCGACTGGTCCGATCCCGAGATCGCCAAAGCGTTCGACGCCGTCTGGTCGCTGATTCTCAGCGGTCTGAGCGTGAGACCTATACCCCCGCTGAAGTAA